A section of the Phaseolus vulgaris cultivar G19833 chromosome 8, P. vulgaris v2.0, whole genome shotgun sequence genome encodes:
- the LOC137827280 gene encoding hydroquinone glucosyltransferase-like, protein MEKPHIAVLPSPGFTHLVPILEFSKRLLHLLPHFHITCFIPSVGSPPSSSKAYLQTLPPTITSIFLPPITLEQNTDPSILALQIELSVNLSLPYIRQELESLCSRAKVAALVVDVFAHGALDFAKEFNLLSYIYLPQSAMLLSLYFYSSKLDEILSSESRDPKEPIKIPGCVPILSTDLPLPFQNLSSIGYKGFLERSKSFHVPDGVFMNTFLELESEAIRALHEHVKGKPGIYPVGPIIQMGSIDHENGMECLRWLDEQEPKSVLYVSFGSGGTLSQDQLNELAFGLELSGQKFLWVVRAPSGAVNSAYFGAETKDPLQFLPQGFLERTKQQGLVVPSWAPQIQVLGHSATGGFLSHCGWNSVLESVVQGVPVIAWPLFAEQSLNAAILTDDLKVALRPKVDHSGLTEREEISKTVRGLMEEKEGKEIRKRMELLKIAAANAIKEDGSSAKTLSELVASFKGF, encoded by the coding sequence ATGGAGAAACCTCACATAGCAGTGCTTCCGAGTCCTGGCTTCACCCATCTGGTCCCAATTCTTGAGTTCTCCAAACGCCTTCTCCATCTCCTCCCACATTTTCACATCACATGCTTCATTCCCTCAGTTGGGTCACCCCCTTCTTCATCCAAAGCATACCTTCAAACTCTTCCACCAACCATAACTTCCATTTTCCTTCCCCCCATCACCCTTGAACAAAATACAGATCCCTCTATCCTTGCACTCCAAATTGAACTCTCCGTCAATCTCTCTCTACCCTACATAAGGCAAGAATTGGAGTCCCTATGCTCAAGAGCAAAGGTTGCAGCTTTGGTTGTGGATGTTTTTGCACATGGGGCTTTGGACTTTGCCAAGGAATTTAACCTCTTGTCTTACATTTACCTCCCTCAATCCGCTATGTTGCTTTCCTTGTACTTCTACTCATCAAAGCTAGATGAGATACTCTCTTCTGAGTCCAGAGACCCAAAAGAGCCTATCAAGATTCCTGGTTGTGTACCTATTCTCAGCACAGATCTCCCTCTCCCTTTTCAAAATCTCTCTAGCATAGGTTACAAGGGGTTTCTTGAACGTTCCAAAAGTTTTCATGTTCCGGATGGTGTCTTTATGAATACCTTCCTTGAATTGGAATCAGAGGCTATAAGAGCTTTGCATGAACACGTCAAAGGGAAGCCTGGGATTTACCCTGTTGGACCCATTATTCAAATGGGGTCGATTGATCACGAAAATGGGATGGAGTGTTTAAGATGGTTGGATGAGCAAgaacccaaatctgttttgtATGTATCCTTTGGAAGTGGTGGCACACTTTCTCAAGACCAACTCAATGAGTTAGCCTTTGGGTTGGAACTGAGTGGGCAAAAGTTTCTTTGGGTTGTGAGAGCCCCTAGCGGTGCGGTCAATTCTGCTTACTTTGGTGCTGAAACGAAGGACCCTCTACAGTTTCTGCCACAAGGTTTCTTGGAGAGAACCAAGCAGCAAGGGTTGGTTGTTCCTTCTTGGGCACCTCAGATTCAAGTGCTTGGTCACAGTGCAACTGGGGGGTTCCTTTCTCACTGTGGTTGGAACTCAGTGCTTGAAAGTGTTGTGCAAGGTGTGCCAGTGATAGCATGGCCCCTCTTTGCTGAGCAGAGCCTGAATGCAGCAATCCTAACTGATGATCTAAAGGTGGCACTTAGACCAAAAGTTGACCACAGTGGATTGACAGAAAGAGAAGAAATTTCTAAGACTGTGAGAGGCTTGATGGAAGAAAAAGAAGGCAAGGAAATTCGAAAAAGAATGGAACTTCTGAAGATTGCTGCTGCTAATGCGATAAAAGAAGATGGATCATCTGCAAAGACTCTGTCAGAATTGGTTGCGAGTTTCAAAGGCTTTTAG